The following is a genomic window from Fundulus heteroclitus isolate FHET01 chromosome 16, MU-UCD_Fhet_4.1, whole genome shotgun sequence.
TCATTTTCTCCAATTCTATAAAAGAATCTGTCCATTTGCTTTCATTGCCTGGTTGTACAACCTATCAGgacggaactaaaagtaaaattggctgacaaaatataaaaagagtcaGCCTGCTTGAAAACAAATGCTATTACCCTACAGAGACAATAATACACTGATACAGATACTCGCCTGTTTGAGGtagtttttaaagttatttacttatttagtgATTTCTCACAGCAATATTCTTCATATATGTTATCTCATTCTGTTGTGTCTTATTTAGTATAGTATTAAATTGCAGTAAACTGGTTCGACTCTAATTTGAATTTAAGTACACAAACAGCTTTCCATACCTTCCTATTGGGGGAAATATGTGATGCATTCGCGTAAAAACTGTATCTCCGATTTTCTAAAAGCACATACAATGTAACCCAGTTTTCAGAAAAGTGAAATAAGAATGTCGGATTATTTCAACATATCATGACTTATATTcagatataaaatatatttacccACCACAATCCAAAATATCACAAAGAGGAGAGATAGCAATGTCGTGAACATGCGCTAAAAGCCTTATTTCCGATTTTACTTGAAGCTAGCATGTTGAAACTGTGCTGCATTCGCGTGACGTGGTTCATATCCGGGAGCAAAAACAGATTCGTGGATTTTTAAAACTACACATGCGGTAAGAAACGATGCTTTTAGCGTATTTTTATAACGACACCAGACATTTTTAAGTAATGGGTTCAATATAGATTAATGTTACAGGTACATTTTAGggagaaatgtatttttagacAGGCTGCGTAGGTTGACTGTGCACTTTCCAGCATCTTCCTGCTACCATTAGCACTGTTTTTATCCTCCAGTAAATCACtgagataaaaacattttaaaatgaagtaACAGACTGACATATGTGGCGTTTATGACACTCTTTAGTCCACCGTCACCGCAGGAACATCCGTGTTTGTTTTACATAACGCCCGTTTTTACATCCTGTTCGGACTAGCTTAGCTAAAAACCAACATCTCTACTATCATGACTTTATCagctaaatttaatttatttctgcgATCCATGCCGTAGATTCTCTAGTCGACTAAAAAGTGACGAAATTACATATTTATAatacctttttctgttttaaataaacaatttaatccCAGTTGTGCTGCACATTAGTCAAATACTGATTAGTGTATCATGTGAATTTCAAACTAGAGGAATACGATGCGTGTAAAAATGaggttaaactgtttaaatcacattttgttGTGACGTAATAATTAGACCTTGCTCAATATTGTTGTCCTGcctttaatgtgacaaatgttCTGCACAAATcatctggggaaaaaagaaacctTTTGGAGAGAAAAGATGTAACATTTTTTAACTAGTTCAAttactttttatgtttaaaaaatatgtgcaaaaccaaatttatttcGTTTCAGAATGATTAATATTGTTTGTCATTTGCTGCTGCTAATGTTTTTATGCGTgccattagggctggacgataatttcagaattatcaaaaaattcatatatatatatatatatatatatatatatatatatatatatatatatatatatatatatatatatatatattaatgtattaaacatatatttaagtgCTGCAtcggccattttatgctgtaaaACGTGTTCTATAAAGAAGTCAGTCCTGCCATCACAACAAATTTACTGGCTGGGTATCATGTAGGAAGAGTCAATTCAATACGATTATCGATACGTAGttcagcttgatttgactccaatatcaatatttattactttcaaattactTACTTCAAATTATTcacaaagtcattcaatcaccaaaaccagccaaatattatatttatgttcaattagTTGAACactgacatattaacaggaacatAAAGAGCATTTGGTTCAAAGCATTTAACGCATCACAAAAAACCAGAAATGtgccaaacgtctgattttagggatgaaggtgcttctaaaatcctgtcggccgttctgCAAATTcgtctctttctcttcctcACTGTGAACAGTAAcggctgtaataacgccccctaggggttgggaggtatatcaatattgaaagccagaatatcgatattaaatcggttttaaaaacatcgatattaatctttgtatcgatttttatgcacagccctagaaTTTACCATGAAATGTTTATATAGTTTTTATTACGTTTGTcttaattgtgtgtttttaattattgtctTTATAAAGGCTCTTCTAGAGACCAGCGAAGCAAATTAGCCACAGCTACATGTGCTGTAGTATTTGACAtgtaaaatgtatgtttgtctctgttaaaaaatagataaaaaataaaaagagggcGGACAAATATTATGACAGCGTTGCTCAGTGGGAAAAGTAGTCGGCTTATTAACCGAAGCCTTTGGGCAAGGCATTTAACTCCAACTAGCCTACTGATCTTTGTCGTTAAAAGCTCTTTATTTGCTGGTCTGTCTGTTAGCAGGCCTGAAACAATCCAATTAACCGCAATTCATCATTATGTTAACATAATCGTTAACTAAATTAGCAGTAGTGTAATCGCTAACTATACAGACTCTAAAACATGTCATTTGCTAAAATAACGACCCAAGCAGAGCAGTAATTAAGccaaaactgctaaaaaaatattgaaattttttAGGACTGGGCAAAATGGACAATTTTAGGCCGATTGTTGAtatacaattttaattttaatgtttttattttcattaattaattattaaaaaaaagtatctctgaatcaaagcttcgtcccaaatgtctcacaaattttttgtagaaaaatatcaaacggctgaaaaataagtataattataacgcaacatagaccatctctaTAGAAACGATATAGTCTCTcatattttatctctttaaaaaaaaatagatacaaTCTGTAAATATGCTCCATCCAGACTCCTCAGGTGGCCGTTTTAGCTTTACCTGGTTttaaattctgcaaaaaaatctCCTATTAAACATGACAATTTAATTATAAACACTGTAGTCATTAAATAGCCACGCTATGAGCATtgaattgagtttttttttttatacatgttttggccatttaaaatttttatttatttagatgtaatttatttatttatttacctcttagaataattgatcaattgaaaacataataaattaattgattactaaaataatcgaTAGCTGTAATTCCATTTAGTGACTTTGTCCAGGAGAGAGACGTTGTGCGATCTAAAGGATTAAAAAAGTACTTACAAACTATACTAGTGCTGGTTGTGTTCTTAATGTGAAAACAGTCTTATATAATGTACATATGTCGGGTCTACGACGTCAGTTTGCTGtatagaaatgttttattctacAGAACAGGAAAccagatttaaatgtttgtttggcAGAAAATCAGCAAAGCTACAGTAAAACATGGCGGCGGCAGCATGATGATCTGGagctgacatttatttattttttaatgtggaCTAAAGGAAACCTGTCGGCGATTTTTCAACaaccatcattttatttttatttttaggttgtGAAAGCAAGAAAAAACTTTAGTGGGAAGAAAATTTTCTTTTATAGCAGATAGTTCCcagcctaataataataataataaaaacattgtaaaagaGGATTAGCGGTATGTTTAGCGTCCCTCTGTTGTGTAAATTCAGAGCAAAGTTCCAGTTAAAGCTGCTTTAGTTGTTTTAGTTGTGGTTAgtaggcctgtcacgataatCAATAAGTCAATTAATCATTCAGAAAATTTtgttatcgtgacaggcctaGTGGTTAGGAACATTTAGGAACATCAGCCGGTTCCACATGGAGGATACAACGGGCCTCTGCTCTGCAGACGCTGGGAGGCTCATCGTTTTGGGTCTGCTGGACAGTTTAGTGTGTTTAGTGTagctgtgatgatgatgatgatgatgatgatggacgATGctctgatgatgctgatgatgctgatggacgatgatgatgatgatgatgatgctgatgcGTCCACAGGAGGATGGACGTGACGCCCGGCcggccgctgctgctgctgctgctgctgctctctgcagCCGTGTGGTCGGTTCCCATCGAGCGTAACGGAGGAGACCAGGAGCCCAAGCAGGAAGCCCAGGAGGAGAACATGGTGAGGGGGTGCAGATGTGTCCAGATGTGTGCTGTTACTCTGGGGGGGTTGTAACCTGAGCTTTGATGCACGCGGCCTGCAGGACACGGGGCTGTACTACGACCGGTACCTCAGGGAGGTGATCGAGGTTCTGGAGACGGACCCTCACTTCAGAGAGAAGCTGCAGACGGCCAACACCGAGGACATCAAGGTTGGTGTCTAGACCTCCATGCTGACCGTGGTCCAGTCCTCCACCCTGTAGGGGCCAGACTTCAGCTCTCAGAGTCATGGAGCGCCCCCatcataagccccccccccaccaccaccaccaccgtgGACATCAGTCCAGACATGCTGGGTTTTATGCTGACATGTTATTCTAATAGAACCAGCTTCCCACGTCTGAGATGGTTCTGATCCTGGCAGCTCGTTAGGAGCAGCCCATAAATTAGAAAAGGAGCGTTAGCTTTCCAGCGTTAGCTTTCCAGCATTAGCTTTCCAGCATTAGCTTTCCAGCGTTAGCTTTCCAGCGTTAGCTTTCCAGCGTTAGCTTTCCAGCGCGGCGCTAACCTTGGCGGTGGTTTGGTGCTTTGCCTCCAGAACGGTCGTCTGAGTAAGGAGCTGGACCTGGTGGGCCATCATGTGAGGACCCGTCTGGACGAGCTGAAGCGGCAGGAAGTGTCTCGCCTCAGGATGCTGCTGAAGGCCAAACTGGACAGCACCAACACTCAGAGTGAGTTTCTGTGTCCTCCTGCAGCTCAACGTCCCATAAATACTGTTTATGGGCTCTGATCTCAGCTTTTAGtgcttttattaaatcaaatataCGACAAAGTGCCATATCCTGTGAAAAGCTTCTTTGTAGCTTTGATTTTTCTTGCTGAGCATAAAATATTTGGAACATTGTGCAAACATGTCTGGATGGTTTGCTTTACTTTAGCAGATTTAATGTAATAACGCGCATAAGTTAGATTTTATGTAGAAGAAACAAAAGAGAAGCAGCCCTGGGAGTGAACTTCTGCAGAAACTAAACTTTTAGCGTAGCTTACATAGCAAACATTAAAGCAGAAGAGCTGCAGACGGTGCTGCTCCTGGCGTCTAAGAAAGCAGAGTTACTGCAAAGAATCAGCCAGCCATGTCTAACTAATAAAGATATATAACTATCCCAGTCAGTGTAATTAACGCTTTCATGTGAATTAGGGCTGCAACTACCGATTTATCTTTTTTCTATCGATTATTCCGACGATTAATGGAGTaatcagataaaacaaaactgcagaTATTCCATTTAAAACTATTTCAGCTCATTTTATGTCCATGACAGACAAAatgcaatcaatcaatcaatcaatcaatcaaataattaaattagGCCAGATGCATCTGCAGGGCTGCACTGTGGGCCTGTCagagcagcaagaaggtcctgggttcaaatccggGGCTGGGgtgtgcatgttctccctgtgcatgcgtgggttctctccaggtactctgtcttcctcccacagcccaaaAACATGATGTTTTACCCTAAATGTGAGTTTACCTGCGTTGCTAACATAGAAGTGACTAGATCACCGTGACTGTATGGCTGTGCATGACATTAGTGAAAAGAAGGATTGACTGGATCGGCATCAATCATCCGATATCAGATCCAGCTGATAAATGGGAGCTGATAAATGGGAGCTGATAAATCAGAGCTGATAAATGGGAGCTGATAAATCAGAGCTGATAAATGGGAGCTGATAAATGGGAGCTGATAAATGGGAGCTGATAAATGGGAGCTGATTTATCAGAGCTGATAAATGGGAGCTGATAAATGGGAGCTGATTTATCAGAGCTGATAAATCAGAGCTGATAAATGGGAGCTGATAAATGGGAGCTGATAAATGGGAGCTGATAAATGGGAGCTGATAAATGGGAGCTGATAAATGGGAGCTGATAAATCGGAGCTGATAAATGGGAGCTGATAAATGGGAGCTGATAAATGGGAGCTGATAAATGGGAGCTGATAAATGGGAGCTGATTTATCAGAGCTGATAAATGGGAGCTGATAAATGGGAGCTGATTTATCAGAGCTGATAAATGGGAGCTGATAAATGGGAGCTGATAAATGGGAGCTGATAAACGGGAGCTTATTTATCGGATCTGATAAATCTGAGCTGATAAATGGGAGCTGATAAATGGGAGCTGATTTATCAGATCTGATAAATGGGAGCTGATAAATGGGAGCTGATAAATGGGAGCTGATAAATGGGAGCTGATAAATGGGAGCTGATAAATGGGAGCTGATTTATCAGAGCTGATAAATGGGAGCTGATAAATGGGAGCTGATAAATGGGAGCTGATAAACGGGAGCTTATTTATCGGATCTGATAAATCTGAGCTGATAAATGGGAGCTGATAAATGGGAGCTGATAAATGGGAGCTGATTTATCAGATCTGATAAATGGGAGCTGATAAATCGGAGCTGATAAATGGGACCGGTGCGTCTCCATTGGTTCCAGATGAGGAACAGAGGAGAGAGATAAATGCAGATTCCTGTTTGccatatttaactttatttaactaAGTTATCAGCATGTCAGCGTGCAGCAACCCCTCCAGGCCCAGTGTGTGATACATGTCCATGACGCAGGTCTGCAGATGGACCACACCTCGTTGCTGAAGCAGTTTGAACATCTGGATCCTCACAACCAGAACACCTTTGAGGCCAAAGACCTGGAGCTGCTCATCTCCACCGTAAGAAGCTGCAGCCGTGACTTCATGCGCTCGTCCTTCTGGCTTTATGCCGTCCCACCTCTCCTtggtctcttcctcctccaggccACTAAGGACCTGGAGAACTACGACGCAGAGCGGCACGAGGAGTTCAAGCGCTACGAGATGCTGAAGGAGCACGAGAGGCGGGAGTACCTGAAGGGCCTGGACCAGGAGAAGAGGGACCAGGAGGAGAAGAGACTGCAGGAGCTGAAGGAGAAGCACCGGCAGCATCCTAAGGTCAACGCTCCGGTAAGTGGCAGCCGCCTCCATCCTTAGCCgtatttttataaagaaaatccTTTTAGATGGTTGATGGTGACGTTATCACGCATCAGGGCAGCGTCGCTCAGCTGCGGGAGGTTTGGGAGGAGACGGATGGATTAGATCCTCAGGAGTTCAACCCTAAAACCTTCTTCAAACTACACGGTACTTTACTCCTCTgacttttgttcttttatatttaaCGCCGGTGAATTCAGTCTGATGAAGGTTTGTGTGTCTCCTCCTCTTCACTCAGACACCAATGAGGATGGAGTTTTAGATGAGCAGGAGCTAGAGGCTCTCTTCACCAAAGAGGTTTGTCATCCTTCATCTGAGTAATTATCTATCTAAATAAAAAGTTCCTGCTCTGAGAATATCTGCTGCCCTCTTCTGATGTCTTCTTCCAGCTGGAGAAGGTCTACGACCCGAAGAACGAGGAGGACGACATGATGGAGATGGAGGAAGAACGGCTGAGGATGAGGGAGCATGTCATGAAAAATGTCCGCCTCCTTCATCCGCTTTGCTTTACGCTCCTTTTCCCTCATCTTCCTCTGACTGATGCGCATCTTCTCCTTGTGTCAAAAGGTGGATCTAAACAAAGATCGACTCGTCAGCCTGGAGGAGTTCCTGCGATCCACCGAGAAGAAGgactttaataatcccaaagAGTGGGAGGTACGGCGTCTGTAGGGGCTCTGAGAGGAGAGCTGTTGTTATTACGTCATCAGGAAGGACTTTTACTCACATCAGTCAACtcgcctacatacatacatacacgtatatatgtgcatatacatacatacatacatgtgtactgacatgttcaggtggtgatagcagcagaagtcactacttCAGGATTATTACACGGGTTGTAGCccagtgtattaattagattattgcacattagtcatTGCACATGGATGGAGTTTTTACCGGCTTCTAAAACGATTCAAGTGTTTTGTAGAGGTTttgttgtgtatatatatatatatatatatatatatatatatatatagatctatatatatatatatatagagatatatatatatatatatatatattatatatatatatatatatatatatatatatatatatatatatatatatatatatataccccccgcgaccccatgagggataaagcggttcggaaaatgggatatatatatatatatatatatatatatataatatatatatatatatactagatatatatatatatatatatatatatatatatatatatatagatatatagttttatatatatatagtttatatatatatatatatagatatatatatatagatatatatatagatatatatagatatatatagatatatacacatatatatatatatatatatatatatatatatatatatatatatatatatatatatatatatatatatgtatatatatatatatatatatatatatatatatatatatatatatatatatatatatatttgttttgtgttagaCGCTGGATGCGAAGCCGCTGTACACGGAGGAAGAGCTCCAGCGATTTGAGGCGGAGCTTCGGGACAaagaggaggagctgaagaggaagGCAGAGACTCTTCATCAGGAGCAGGAGCTGCTGAAGGAGAGAGGAAAAGCCCTGGAGGCGCAGAAAAGAGAATATCAGCAGGTAAACGgcttaaaaacaaagaacctgtgtgtgagtgtgtgttggTAACTCAAACATGAATTCATCTTATTTGTCTTAATTCCAGGCGGTTCTAGAAATGTCTCAGAGGCAGAAAGAGCAGCAGGCCGCCGGTAACGGGCCGCCTCCTGCAGGTCCTAACGGAGAGCTGCAGTTTCAGCCGCAGACACAGAAACCTGAAGGTGAACCTGATGACTGAGACGCTTCCTGCTGatctggctgcttctctggattCTGGATCTTTCTCAtccctcttcttcttcatctcaCAGAGGCCAAGGCTCCTGCAGAGGCCCAAAGCAATCTGCCTGCAGAACCTCCTCAGAACCTGCCCGTACACACTTAGAGCAGCACACCGAGGCGCGTGTGTGAAACGGGAATAAAATAAGTTACACGGTTATAAAAGAAGACGAACCAGCTTGTTGATCAtgacatgtttgctgtgtgttCATCTCTGTGGTCTATATTAGATTAAGGACTTAAAACACACCAGGTTTTAGTGCATGTATGTTCAGGTATCTTCAGTTTCAGTGAAGTTTTAATTCATGCAATGTTGTCTGTGTGATATAAGAAATAAATCTTTAATTGAGAGCCTCCGAACAAAACTTGTTGAGGTTATGTTGAAtgaaacagcttcttcacacTGAACCTTTGAAGCTCTGAGAAGTTTCCATAATGATGGAAAAATATACAGTCTCCCTTTTTCTTACAAACGTTAAAAATGTGGCTTGTGGTTGGATTTGGTCCCTTCTGCTCTGACAGCCTTAGAATCAAACGTCAGCTAATGGGTCACTGGATTCAGTGTGTGTAcgtccagctgttctgtggaggccTCAGAGCTTTGCTGGCCAGAAAGAGACGCATCAGACGGGTCGGGGAGGAAGTTTAGGATCCAAAACGATATCCTGAGCTCTGAACATCTCTGAGCTCTGTTCCATCCATCCTCTGGACATGGAGAGAAACAACTGTGACTCTACCAAGACGTGGCAAAGGAGCATCAATCAGGGAAAAGCTTAGAACCCCGTTGTAACGCTCAAGGAACCCCAAAGATCAACAGAACAGGTGGGATAATCTTTTGACGCTCCAACTATTAGTCATTAACTCTGCAAACCTGCCCCTCAATGAAAGATTGGTAACAAATGGCATTAAAAGTCCAGTTTGCAATTTGCTGCACGTagggagtctgcatgttctccctgtgtatgtgtgggttctctctgggtactccggcttcctcccacagtccaaaaacatgttaggttaattcatctctaaattctccttaggtgtgagaacgattgtctgtctctgtgctgTCCTCAGACAGACTGgacacctgtccaggtgaaccttGTCTATTggcagctggagatgggcaccagcacccctcaggACCCCATGATGGGATAGAcatgatggaaaatggatggatggatggatgatggatggatggatggatggatggatggatggatggatagggaGCAGAGGGAACATGTGGAAGgatgtgctctggtcagatgagatcagAATCAAACTTTCTGGCCTGTTTCTGAAAACGGTACCAGAAAGCTGAAAGCAGCATTTCTACtgtgagacatggtggtggcagaatcatgctgtgggggggcTTCTCTTTAGCAGGAACAGTGAGGCTGAGATTATTGGTAAAATAATATAACAGAGCTATAAATGAAGAAGAGCTTGTAGAGGCTGCAAACCAGGAGGTTCAACTTGCAGAACATCAGCAACACGGCTATAATGAACAAAGCATTTTCACGTTTGGGCCGGTGGAGACGACACGTTTAGTTTAAAAGCTCCAGAATCCCTGACCTGACCAACATGTCTGCTTTCAGGACCTTCAGGTCACTTCTCTGTGATGCACAATGGGCCTCAGTGGTAACTTCATCAGACGTGATGACATCCAGA
Proteins encoded in this region:
- the nucb1 gene encoding nucleobindin-1; this translates as MRRMDVTPGRPLLLLLLLLSAAVWSVPIERNGGDQEPKQEAQEENMDTGLYYDRYLREVIEVLETDPHFREKLQTANTEDIKNGRLSKELDLVGHHVRTRLDELKRQEVSRLRMLLKAKLDSTNTQSLQMDHTSLLKQFEHLDPHNQNTFEAKDLELLISTATKDLENYDAERHEEFKRYEMLKEHERREYLKGLDQEKRDQEEKRLQELKEKHRQHPKVNAPGSVAQLREVWEETDGLDPQEFNPKTFFKLHDTNEDGVLDEQELEALFTKELEKVYDPKNEEDDMMEMEEERLRMREHVMKNVDLNKDRLVSLEEFLRSTEKKDFNNPKEWETLDAKPLYTEEELQRFEAELRDKEEELKRKAETLHQEQELLKERGKALEAQKREYQQAVLEMSQRQKEQQAAGNGPPPAGPNGELQFQPQTQKPEEAKAPAEAQSNLPAEPPQNLPVHT